A single genomic interval of Homo sapiens chromosome 15, GRCh38.p14 Primary Assembly harbors:
- the PHGR1 gene encoding proline, histidine and glycine-rich protein 1 gives MDPGPKGHCHCGGHGHPPGHCGPPPGHGPGPCGPPPHHGPGPCGPPPGHGPGPCGPPPHHGPGPCGPPPGHGPGHPPPGPHH, from the exons ATGGACCCAG GTCCGAAG GGGCACTGCCACTGTGGGGGGCATGGCCATCCTCCAGGTCACTGCGGGCCACCCCCTGGCCATGGCCCAGGGCCCTGCGGGCCACCCCCCCACCATGGTCCAGGGCCCTGCGGGCCACCCCCTGGCCATGGCCCAGGGCCCTGCGGGCCACCCCCCCACCATGGTCCAGGGCCCTGCGGGCCTCCCCCTGGCCATGGCCCAGGTCACCCACCCCCTGGTCCACATCACTGA